In Ischnura elegans chromosome 6, ioIscEleg1.1, whole genome shotgun sequence, one genomic interval encodes:
- the LOC124161380 gene encoding uncharacterized protein LOC124161380 — MRLLCSKSRVAPLKKTTLPRLELCAAVLLAYLIQKVSSSLSFSGSPTLWSDSTVVLSWLKAPSSNWKTFVANRVAEIHELTSKCKWRHIRGVDNPADHISRGLTPQQLHEIASWWQGPPWMNGHENEWPPESFIEMLELPEKRPMATALIAVEVNQLIQRYSSLSKLQRVTAYCLQFRHNASKSRTERKTGELTAREIEAALTQLIKAAQREVFFNELHDLQRKNQVSSKSSLKMLHAFLDENNVIRVGGRISSSDISYSQKHPIVLPPKHHLTKLIVMQEHIRQLHAGPQLLLSSIRQRFWPLSGRNLCRQIVHQCTRCFRSNPKAVPQLMGNLPRQRLEPTRPFLRCGVDYCGPIYVKTSRRRGSQPIKAYISVFVCFSTKAVHLELVGDLTTEAFLGALKRFTSRRGKCSDIYSDNGTNFVGANRELKDLKKVFSSKSHQERLHHYSSSQDINWHFIPPRSPHFGGLWEAAVRSLKYHLRRIVGNASLTYEETYTYLTMIEACLNSRPITQMSSDPNDLNPLTPGHFLIGDALTAIPDPNMIDIPVNRLSRWQHVTRMQQHFWSRWHKEYLSSLQGRPKWTREAPSMQQGDLVLIKEDNLPPLRWSLGRIVQLHPGEDGVSRVATVRTTAGLIQRVVNKLSLA, encoded by the coding sequence ATGCGTCTTCTATGCTCCAAGTCGCGAGTGGCGCCGCTGAAGAAAACCACTCTTCCCAGGCTAGAACTCTGCGCAGCAGTACTCCTCGCATACCTCATTCAAAAGGTCTCATCATCACTCTCATTTTCGGGAAGCCCTACTCTGTGGTCAGACTCTACAGTGGTCCTCTCATGGCTGAAGGCACCATCATCCAATTGGAAGACTTTCGTCGCCAACAGGGTTGCCGAGATCCATGAGCTCACAAGTAAATGCAAATGGAGGCATATCAGAGGAGTGGACAATCCAGCGGATCACATTTCCAGGGGGCTTACCCCACAACAATTGCACGAGATAGCATCATGGTGGCAAGGACCGCCTTGGATGAATGGACATGAAAATGAATGGCCGCCAGAATCATTCATTGAGATGCTAGAGCTCCCCGAGAAACGACCAATGGCCACCGCTTTAATTGCAGTGGAGGTGAACCAATTAATCCAGCGCTATTCGTCATTATCTAAATTGCAGAGGGTAACGGCTTATTGCCTGCAATTCAGACACAACGCCTCAAAATCACGCACTGAGAGGAAAACGGGAGAGCTCACGGCTCGAGAAATAGAGGCGGCTCTTACGCAGCTGATTAAAGCAGCTCAAAGAGAAGTGTTTTTTAATGAGCTTCATGACCTTCAGCGCAAAAATCAAGTTAGCAGCAAATCAAGCTTGAAAATGCTGCATGCATTTCTGGATGAAAACAACGTGATCCGGGTGGGAGGAAGAATAAGTTCCTCTGACATTTCCTATAGTCAGAAGCATCCAATTGTCTTGCCTCCGAAACATCATCTGACAAAATTGATCGTGATGCAAGAACACATCAGGCAACTTCACGCTGGGCCGCAACTGCTTCTTTCGTCAATCCGGCAACGTTTCTGGCCTTTAAGTGGAAGAAATCTCTGCCGTCAGATCGTACATCAATGCACGAGATGCTTTCGCAGTAACCCTAAGGCTGTACCACAGTTAATGGGTAATTTACCAAGACAGAGACTTGAACCAACTCGCCCCTTTTTAAGGTGCGGGGTTGATTATTGCGGCCCCATTTATGTCAAAACTAGCCGTCGTCGAGGATCTCAGCCAATCAAGGCTTATATATCTGTATTTGTTTGCTTCTCCACCAAGGCAGTGCATCTTGAATTAGTGGGGGATTTGACGACAGAAGCATTTTTGGGAGCTTTAAAGCGCTTCACATCTCGACGAGGAAAGTGCAGCGACATTTATTCAGACAATGGCACAAATTTTGTGGGGGCGAATCGGGAATTGAAGGATCTCAAGAAAGTATTCTCATCGAAGTCACACCAGGAAAGACTTCATCACTACTCATCCTCACAAGACATCAATTGGCATTTCATTCCTCCTCGTTCACCCCACTTTGGAGGCCTTTGGGAAGCGGCTGTCCGTTCACTCAAATATCATCTCAGGAGAATTGTTGGGAACGCATCCCTCACGTATGAGGAGACATACACTTATTTAACTATGATAGAGGCGTGCCTTAACTCCCGACCAATTACCCAAATGTCATCAGATCCTAATGACCTCAATCCATTGACTCCTGGCCATTTCTTAATTGGTGACGCACTCACTGCCATCCCTGACCCAAATATGATTGATATCCCCGTCAATCGTCTATCCAGATGGCAGCACGTGACCAGGATGCAACAGCATTTCTGGTCTCGTTGGCACAAGGAGTACCTGTCCAGCCTCCAGGGTAGACCCAAGTGGACCAGAGAGGCACCCAGCATGCAGCAAGGCGACTTGGTCCTTATCAAGGAGGACAATCTACCCCCTCTCCGGTGGAGCCTCGGTCGCATCGTGCAGCTCCACCCCGGTGAGGATGGGGTTTCGAGAGTGGCAACTGTGAGAACGACTGCCGGGCTAATACAGCGGGTGGTCAACAAACTGTCCCTTGCCTAA